The Apium graveolens cultivar Ventura chromosome 10, ASM990537v1, whole genome shotgun sequence nucleotide sequence taattatatatactccaATAAATGAAAAATCGTAAGgattaatcggatttcaaaaatcgAATCGGTCATATACTTTGCAACGGATTAATTAGGGATTAATTGGTTGAATGAGagatttttagaacactgattTTAGGAAGTTAAACACACTTACACAAGTCCTTGTTTTTGACAGGGTTCGAATCATTGACCTCCGAGGAAGCGAAGAAGATATGACTATATTGACGGCACTGGCTAGTTCAAACAACAATTGTGCTAATTCTTAAGGATAACGAGAGACTTAAAACAAGAAGTTGCACTAATTTTTGTAATTCAGGGGACCTTTATACTAGCTAAAGTTTTATACTACAAAAACAACAATTGTGCTAGTTTTATACTAGGGAATGAAAGAAAAAACTACCTAGCTATCTGTTTGCCGCTCTATGAAGCTGCACTCAAAGGTGACTGGGAAGCTgccaaagaaatcaagaatcacGAAACTGCTCTGCACATTGCCTCTTCGACAAAACACGTCTACTTTGTCGAAAAGCTGGTGAATTTAATGAAACCTGAGGACTTGGAACTTCAAAACAAAAACTTTAACACGGTTCTTTGTTTAGCAGCAGCAGCTGGGACAGTTAAAATTGCTGAAATTCTGGTGGCAAAGAATTCTTCCGTTCAGATGAAACGAGAAAAAAACATGTTACCAGTTCTAGTTGCAGCTTGGTTTGGACAAAAAAATATGGTGTCGTTTCTTTATTCTCTCACTGATAATATGACATGTAGTGATCATACTGATATGGATCGAGAAAATCTACTGCATGCTTGCATCAGTGCAAATCTTTATGGTACGCTTTTTCTTACCCACAAATTAAAGATTATTAAAGACATTTTATCCATCTTATGAGCTTCATATATCCGTTTTTTTCCCTCGAAGCTTTCTGTGCCGTTCTAAATTATAGTCAATTCCATGAGTATGAATATTTCTAACTTTGTGCACTTTTTAGTGTTGTGCGGTTGCCCCTGCTTAGATCCAGAATGCTACGATACCTCGACTACAACCTATACCCGAAACAATATATAATTTGGTACTAAATATAGTACCAAATTTTGGTATTTAACttctatttttttataaattttgtttGGAACACAAGTGT carries:
- the LOC141690247 gene encoding uncharacterized protein LOC141690247 isoform X2, with protein sequence MDRFSREGNERKNYLAICLPLYEAALKGDWEAAKEIKNHETALHIASSTKHVYFVEKLVNLMKPEDLELQNKNFNTVLCLAAAAGTVKIAEILVAKNSSVQMKREKNMLPVLVAAWFGQKNMVSFLYSLTDNMTCSDHTDMDRENLLHACISANLYVLPGPRIGPGENKCQALEIVRIIWGEIVEQTDDEILWNIIRGPVEILKVRERNLPYGKLIDKSVHPSRLLFVAAALGNSKSSFTSSGKCLQPVIRDRLK